A window of Pseudomonas denitrificans (nom. rej.) genomic DNA:
CGAGTGGGTCAGGCGGTCCACCGGGAAGCCGCCGAAGTCGCCGTCGAGCAGGCGCAGGTGGGTCATGATCCGGTCGGGCAGAAGCGCGGCGTACTGGCCGAAGTCCTTGGCGATGATCGCCCAGTCCTCGGCGCTGCCGTCTTCCATGTGGGTGAAGTTGGCGCGTGCGTTCATCAGGCTGTGCTCTCTTGTGATTGTCGTGGCGTGTCTGGATGGCACGGGTCCAGTCTAGAAGCCTGACGGGCACGCGGTAGTGTCCGTGCAGCGCCAGCAGGGTGTCCCGGTGGGCGCGAATGGCTTGGCATCAGCCGCGCGGATGGCGGCTGCTCTGGCCTGAGGCGACGCTCAGGGATTCTGCGGGTCGTGCCCCAGCGACTGCAGGAACAGCGAGAACAGCTCCGGCTGCGAGGAGATGTCGAGCTTGTTGTACAGGTGGCGGCGGTGGACCTTGATGGTCTCCGGCGAGATCGCCAGGCGCTCGGCCATGGCCTTGGAGGAGTAACCCCGCAGGATCAGCCGGGCGATCTCCAGCTCACGCTCGGAAAGCACGCCGGCACCGAAGTGGCTCAGGGCGTCGCGCACCTGCACCGCCACACCGTCGGTTGTGCCCGGCAGCAGGCGCTGGCTGCGCTGTTGCCAGTGCTGCTGCATCAGTGCCAGCACCCAGGGGCAGAGCATCGCCAGCAGACCGGTCTGCTCGCCATCGAACAGCCGGCGCATACCCAGTGACAGCGACAGCGCGCCCTGGCCGGGAAGCTGGAGGATGAACTGCACCTCGTCCTCCAGCACGTTGTCGTGGAAGTAGCTGAGGAAGTACTCGCTCTGGCGGAACTGGTCCGGGGAGATTTCCTCCAGCCGGTACAGCCCGCTGGGCACGCCCTCGCGGCAGGCCTGGTAGAACGGGTCGAGCTGGAACAGGCCGTCGAGGTAGATGGCCATGGCGGCCGGGCCGGCGGTGGGCTCGGCGTCGTACTCCTCCAGCGCCACCGGGGTGCCGCTGGCCGGGTAGAACATCGCCAGGGCGTTATCGAACGGCAACCACTGGTGCAGCAGCAGGACCAGTTGCTTCCAGAAGCGCGGCTGGCCGATCTGCTCGATGGCGCGGCCGAGGTTGGCGTGCATGCCGACCTCGCGGAACAGGGTGTGCATCGGCGGCGTTTCTCCGAAAGAGGCGGCGTGGGTTCGGCCCACGGTTTCCTCCTTTTACCGGTTCGCCGTCAAGGGGGCGTAACCCCAAATGGTGATTGGCCGCTTTGCCTGCCACGCACAGACTCAGCGCCACCTGACGCCCCGAGCAAGAGGGCGCAACAAGGTTTTCGTTCCTGCCTCAGCCACCAATAACAACACGAGGAAACAACGATATGAGCGCTTCCCCTGCGCCAGCGAGCGCGCTCAAGCCCAGCCTGGGCGTGCTCGACGTAGTCGCGATCACCGTCTCGGCGGTCACCCCCGCCAGCTCCGTTTTCGTCATCGCCCCCTTCGCCATCCAGCAGGCCGGCAGCGGCGCCTTCCTGGCCTTCGTCTTCGCCGGCTTCCTGGCCCTGATGTTCGCCTGGTGCTATGCCGAACTCGGCCGCGCGCACAGCTCCGCTGGTGGCGAGTATGTCTACGCCAAGCGCGTGTTCGGTGGTCTCGCCGGCTACGCCACCTTCCTTACTGTGCTGGTCTCGCTGCTGTTCATCCCGCCGGTACTAGCGACGGGCGCGGCGACCTACCTGAACAACGCCCTGGGGACGAGCTTCGACACCCAGACCGTCGCCCTGGTGATAGTCGCCGCCAGCTACGTGCTGGGCATCCTCAACATCCGCGTGAACGCCTGGATCACCGGCGTGTTCCTGCTCTGCGAAGTGGCGGCGCTGCTGGTGATCGTGGTGCTCGGCTTCGGCCACGTCAGCCAGCCGGTGAGCGTGCTGGTGCAGCCGCAGCACATCGACGGCGGGATACTGGCCGCTGCGCCCTGGGCGCTGGTGATCGGCGCCGTGGGCACCGCGCTGTTCTCCTACAACGGCTTCGGCGGCGCAGTGCTGCTGGCCGAGGACATGAAGTGCGGCGGGCGCAATGTGCACCGCGCGGTGATCTGGTCGCTGGTACTGGTGGTGGCGATCGAGATCGTCCCGCTGACCGCGCTGCTGCTGGGCGCGCCTTCTCTGCAGGAGATGATCGCCAGCCCCGATCCGGTCGGCTACCTGCTCACCGCCCACGGCAATGCAACGCTGTCGCGGCTGGTCAGCGCCGGCATCTTCCTCTCGGTGTTCAACGCCATCGTCGCCATCGTCATCCAGGTCGGTCGGGTGATCTTCAGCAGCGGCCGCGACGAGCTGTGGACGCCATTGATGAACCGCGCCTTCACCCGCATCCACCCGCGCTGGGAGTCGCCGTGGATCGCCACGCTGTTCCTCGGCGTGCCCTCGGCGGCGCTGAGCTTCAGCTCGAACCTGGAGGAGCTGACCTCCTTCACTGTGCTGCTGCTGGTGATGGTCTACCTGGTGGTGGCGCTCTGCGCGCTGTTCAGCCGCGTACTGCGCCGCGACCGTGAACACCCTTACCGCATGCCGCTGTGGCCGCTGCCGGCGATGCTGGCGGTGGTCGGCGCCGGCTACCTGTTGCTCAACCTGCTACTGGACGCCTCTTCGCGGGACGTCATGATCATTGTCGGGATACTGGCCGTGTCGGTGATTCTCTACAGCACCTACGGCAAGCTCAGTCCGGCCTTCCAGAAGCTCTGATACCCCTCCAAGGAGACAGCATGCGCGCTCGTCAACTCGGCATCACCCTCGGCCTGGGCACTCCCGGCGAGTTCAACGCCATCACCGATGTTCCCGGCATCCGCGTCGGCCACAGCACCCTGATCGGCGAGCATGACGGCAAGGCCGTGCGCACCGGCGTCACGGTAGTGCAACCCCGTGACGGCGCAGCGCGCCAGCAACCCTGCTTCGCCGGCTGCCACGTGCTCAATGGCAACGGCGACGCCACCGGGCTTGAGTGGATTCGCGAGGCAGGGCTGCTGACCACGCCCATCGCCATCACCAACACCCACAGCGTGGGCACGGTGCGCGATGCGCTGATCGCCGCCGAACATGCCGAACTGGCGGACCCGTCGATCTACTGGTGCATGCCGGTGGTGATGGAAACCTACGACGGGCTGCTCAACGACATCTGGGGCCAGCACATCGGCGCCGAACAGGTGCGCGAGGCGCTGGCCGCGGCTGAATCCGGTCCGGTGCGGGAGGGGCCGGTGGGCGGCGGCACGGGGATGATCTGCCACGAGTTCAAGGGCGGCATTGGCACCTCCTCGCGCAAGCTGCCGATGGAGCAGGGCGGCTGGACCGTGGGCGCGCTGGTACAGGCCAACCATGGCCAGCGTCGCGAGTTGCGGGTGGATGGTTACCCGGTCGGCCGCCAGCTGGGCGACCTGCCGTCACCCTTCGCCGAGCAGGGCACGCCGGGCATGGGCTCCATCGTGGTGATCCTCGCCACTGACGCGCCGCTGTTGCCGCACCAGTGCCAGCGCCTGGCGCAGCGTGCTTCGCTGGGGATCGCCCGCACGGGGGGCGGCACCGACGACTCCAGCGGCGACATCTTCCTCGCCTTCGCCACCGGTAACCGCGACCTGCCGCCGGCAGACTATGGGCGCAAGGACCTGCCTTTCGCCACGGCGCTGGAAATGCTCAACAACGACCACATCTCGCCGCTGTTCTCCGCCGCCGCCGAGGCAGTGGAGGAAGCCATCGTCAACGTGCTGCTGGCCGGCAAGGACATGCGCACCGATGACGGCGTGCTGGTGCCGGCGTTGAGTGGGGAGCGCCTGCTGGCCGCGCTGCGCGAGGTCGGTTGGAAGGGATGACGTGATGCATTTGCAGGATGTGTAGGAGCGAGCTTGCTCGCGATCGCGCGCATGGCGCGCTCCTGCAGGGGAATGCCGTGCCATGAAAAAAGCCGGAGCTGCTGGGC
This region includes:
- a CDS encoding helix-turn-helix transcriptional regulator gives rise to the protein MHTLFREVGMHANLGRAIEQIGQPRFWKQLVLLLHQWLPFDNALAMFYPASGTPVALEEYDAEPTAGPAAMAIYLDGLFQLDPFYQACREGVPSGLYRLEEISPDQFRQSEYFLSYFHDNVLEDEVQFILQLPGQGALSLSLGMRRLFDGEQTGLLAMLCPWVLALMQQHWQQRSQRLLPGTTDGVAVQVRDALSHFGAGVLSERELEIARLILRGYSSKAMAERLAISPETIKVHRRHLYNKLDISSQPELFSLFLQSLGHDPQNP
- a CDS encoding APC family permease codes for the protein MSASPAPASALKPSLGVLDVVAITVSAVTPASSVFVIAPFAIQQAGSGAFLAFVFAGFLALMFAWCYAELGRAHSSAGGEYVYAKRVFGGLAGYATFLTVLVSLLFIPPVLATGAATYLNNALGTSFDTQTVALVIVAASYVLGILNIRVNAWITGVFLLCEVAALLVIVVLGFGHVSQPVSVLVQPQHIDGGILAAAPWALVIGAVGTALFSYNGFGGAVLLAEDMKCGGRNVHRAVIWSLVLVVAIEIVPLTALLLGAPSLQEMIASPDPVGYLLTAHGNATLSRLVSAGIFLSVFNAIVAIVIQVGRVIFSSGRDELWTPLMNRAFTRIHPRWESPWIATLFLGVPSAALSFSSNLEELTSFTVLLLVMVYLVVALCALFSRVLRRDREHPYRMPLWPLPAMLAVVGAGYLLLNLLLDASSRDVMIIVGILAVSVILYSTYGKLSPAFQKL
- a CDS encoding P1 family peptidase, producing the protein MRARQLGITLGLGTPGEFNAITDVPGIRVGHSTLIGEHDGKAVRTGVTVVQPRDGAARQQPCFAGCHVLNGNGDATGLEWIREAGLLTTPIAITNTHSVGTVRDALIAAEHAELADPSIYWCMPVVMETYDGLLNDIWGQHIGAEQVREALAAAESGPVREGPVGGGTGMICHEFKGGIGTSSRKLPMEQGGWTVGALVQANHGQRRELRVDGYPVGRQLGDLPSPFAEQGTPGMGSIVVILATDAPLLPHQCQRLAQRASLGIARTGGGTDDSSGDIFLAFATGNRDLPPADYGRKDLPFATALEMLNNDHISPLFSAAAEAVEEAIVNVLLAGKDMRTDDGVLVPALSGERLLAALREVGWKG